One Solanum pennellii chromosome 9, SPENNV200 DNA segment encodes these proteins:
- the LOC107030824 gene encoding uncharacterized protein LOC107030824 has translation MNFTFLNSIVERVSLRLPLLFYAATWTTILTIIVALASFSPELAFVTAITPSSSFSQACHHDHNRNEKGYVRIPLDLPLEVFCFPSQVFKRSQMDLIVPPIFAATIVALSAYVVKALALWEVDDQHNNQF, from the coding sequence atgaacTTCACTTTCTTGAACTCAATTGTTGAAAGAGTGTCACTAAGGCTACCATTACTATTCTATGCAGCAACATGGACAACTATTCTGACAATAATCGTAGCGTTGGCATCATTTTCTCCAGAATTAGCCTTTGTTACCGCGATAAcaccttcttcttccttctctcaAGCTTGTCATCATGATCATAATCGTAACGAAAAAGGATATGTAAGAATACCATTGGATCTTCCATTAGAGgttttttgttttccttctcaAGTTTTTAAAAGATCTCAAATGGATTTAATTGTTCCTCCTATCTTTGCTGCTACTATTGTGGCTCTATCTGCTTATGTTGTTAAAGCTTTAGCTTTATGGGAAGTTGATGATCAACATAATAATCAATTTTGa